In one window of Microbacterium dextranolyticum DNA:
- a CDS encoding S1C family serine protease, with translation MSDNTPTSNDPQPLDDATLRPPLPAQTAADAASGAPAPAAPASHSTDVTGAPAAPAGHAAEATSPAAAASAPEAPATAAPTAPVAGGVAPATGQPAPRYGEYASQAPYSAPGAPAAGPQGSPSYGHPTSAYPTAPYGTEQTGPAYPSGHALGVAPAPAAESASAPTAKIGAGRIVGIMVAAALVGGAAGIGGAAAGASFLPQSQTVVTSGPAAVTVNNTDSVNQTTAIAAKVVPSVVTISASAGSSGGTGSGVVLTADGYVVTNTHVVTLDGQAADAKLSVTTSDGKVFAATIVGTDPTYDLAVIKLTDASGLTPIDFGDSSKLNVGDQTVAVGAPLGLSNTVTTGIVSALNRSIQIASSAAPEGDAQEQAPQPGQGGSPFQFDFGQGQQQSAKSSISIAVIQTDAAINPGNSGGALVNGEGKLIGINVAIASAGSSSSGGQSGSIGVGFSIPSDIAKRVTDEIIKNGVATHGLLGAMVGDAASQQGATTAGAYISEATAGGAAAKAGLKKGDVVTSFNGVPITNATDLTAQVRALAGGSTAKLVYERDGATASTEVTLGTLSK, from the coding sequence ATGAGCGACAACACCCCTACCTCGAACGACCCGCAGCCTCTCGACGACGCCACGCTGCGACCCCCGCTGCCGGCGCAGACCGCTGCCGACGCCGCCTCGGGCGCACCGGCGCCGGCCGCTCCGGCCTCTCACTCGACCGATGTCACTGGCGCGCCCGCGGCACCTGCCGGGCACGCGGCCGAGGCGACGTCGCCGGCCGCGGCGGCCTCCGCACCGGAGGCTCCCGCCACGGCAGCTCCCACCGCTCCCGTCGCCGGTGGAGTCGCACCGGCGACGGGCCAGCCTGCGCCACGCTACGGCGAGTACGCGTCTCAGGCGCCGTACTCGGCTCCGGGCGCGCCTGCGGCAGGCCCGCAGGGCTCGCCGTCGTACGGGCATCCCACGTCTGCCTATCCCACGGCTCCGTACGGTACGGAGCAGACGGGACCGGCGTACCCCTCCGGTCACGCTCTGGGTGTGGCCCCGGCACCTGCCGCAGAGTCGGCGAGTGCGCCGACTGCGAAGATCGGCGCGGGTCGGATCGTGGGCATCATGGTCGCCGCGGCGCTCGTGGGCGGCGCGGCCGGAATCGGCGGTGCCGCCGCCGGCGCCTCCTTCCTGCCGCAGTCGCAGACGGTGGTCACGAGCGGTCCGGCCGCGGTCACGGTCAACAACACCGACTCGGTCAACCAGACGACGGCGATCGCCGCGAAGGTCGTTCCGTCGGTCGTGACCATATCGGCGTCGGCCGGCTCGTCGGGCGGTACGGGCTCCGGTGTCGTACTCACCGCCGACGGCTACGTCGTCACGAACACGCACGTCGTGACGCTCGACGGACAGGCAGCGGATGCGAAGCTGTCGGTCACGACGTCGGACGGCAAGGTGTTCGCCGCCACGATCGTCGGTACCGACCCCACCTATGACCTCGCGGTCATCAAGCTCACCGACGCGTCGGGTCTGACACCGATCGACTTCGGCGACTCGAGCAAGCTGAACGTCGGTGACCAGACGGTCGCCGTCGGCGCACCGCTGGGTCTGTCGAACACGGTGACGACGGGCATCGTCAGCGCACTCAACCGCTCGATCCAGATCGCGTCCTCGGCGGCGCCCGAGGGCGACGCTCAGGAGCAGGCGCCCCAGCCTGGACAGGGCGGCTCGCCGTTCCAGTTCGACTTCGGTCAGGGACAGCAGCAGTCGGCGAAGAGCTCCATCTCGATCGCCGTCATCCAGACCGACGCGGCTATCAACCCCGGCAACTCGGGCGGCGCTCTGGTCAACGGAGAGGGAAAGCTGATCGGCATCAACGTGGCGATCGCCTCTGCGGGCAGCTCCAGCTCGGGCGGTCAGTCCGGTTCGATCGGCGTCGGCTTCTCGATCCCCTCTGATATCGCCAAGCGCGTGACCGACGAGATCATCAAGAACGGTGTGGCCACCCACGGCCTGCTGGGCGCGATGGTCGGCGACGCGGCATCCCAGCAGGGTGCGACGACCGCCGGTGCGTACATCAGCGAGGCGACGGCCGGGGGAGCGGCGGCGAAGGCCGGCCTGAAGAAGGGTGACGTCGTCACCTCGTTCAACGGCGTTCCCATCACCAACGCGACCGATCTGACGGCGCAGGTGCGTGCGCTGGCGGGTGGCAGCACGGCCAAGCTCGTGTACGAGCGCGACGGGGCCACCGCCTCCACCGAGGTCACCCTGGGCACCCTCAGCAAGTGA
- a CDS encoding aminotransferase class I/II-fold pyridoxal phosphate-dependent enzyme, translated as MREIPGAWRRAASGAGLLGPAGEPQPTIFAEMTALAARTGAINLGQGFPDEDGPAAVLDAAREAIASGVNQYAPGRGMPVLLEAIATHQQRFYGLQVDPHREVLVTAGATEALAAALLALVTSPDDEVVVFEPYYDSYAACVALAGARLVPVPLRFPDFEPAPEDLERAVTDRTRLILVNDPHNPTGAVFSAATRERIVRLAERHDAVIVTDEVYEHLVFDASHVPLSTIPGAAERTLTISSAGKTFSTTGWKIGWITGPADLVDAVLAVKQFLTYTNGTPFQPAIAVGLGLSDDYFAGIATRLRDKRDLLGEGLRAAGFTVSVPTGSYFTVADATPFLAEGEDSGDFCRRLPERAGVVAIPLTAFASADHRAEYSSLVRFAACKRTEVISEASARLRTLV; from the coding sequence ATGCGAGAGATACCCGGCGCATGGCGCCGCGCGGCATCCGGGGCGGGGCTTCTCGGGCCCGCCGGCGAGCCTCAGCCCACGATCTTCGCCGAGATGACCGCCCTCGCGGCGCGAACCGGCGCCATCAACCTCGGTCAGGGCTTTCCGGACGAGGACGGACCCGCCGCGGTACTCGATGCGGCGCGTGAGGCGATCGCGTCTGGCGTGAATCAGTACGCGCCCGGACGAGGGATGCCGGTCCTGCTCGAGGCCATCGCGACCCACCAGCAGCGGTTCTACGGTCTGCAGGTCGATCCGCACCGCGAGGTGCTGGTCACCGCCGGGGCCACCGAGGCTCTCGCCGCAGCTCTGCTCGCGCTCGTCACCTCGCCCGACGACGAAGTGGTGGTGTTCGAGCCGTACTACGACTCCTATGCCGCGTGCGTCGCCCTGGCGGGGGCACGTCTGGTTCCGGTTCCGCTGCGGTTCCCCGACTTCGAGCCCGCTCCCGAGGATCTCGAGCGTGCCGTCACCGACCGGACCCGACTCATCCTCGTCAACGATCCGCACAACCCCACCGGCGCGGTGTTCTCAGCTGCAACGCGCGAGCGCATCGTGCGCCTCGCGGAGCGTCACGACGCCGTCATCGTGACCGATGAGGTGTACGAGCACCTGGTCTTCGACGCGTCGCACGTTCCCCTGTCGACCATTCCGGGCGCCGCGGAACGGACGCTGACGATCTCGTCTGCCGGGAAGACCTTCTCCACCACCGGCTGGAAGATCGGCTGGATCACCGGACCCGCTGACCTCGTCGATGCGGTCCTCGCGGTCAAGCAGTTCCTCACGTACACGAACGGCACACCGTTCCAGCCCGCCATCGCCGTGGGCCTCGGCCTCTCGGACGACTACTTCGCGGGCATCGCGACGAGGCTGCGAGACAAGCGCGACCTTCTGGGCGAGGGTCTGCGCGCGGCAGGGTTCACCGTGTCCGTCCCGACGGGTTCGTACTTCACCGTCGCCGACGCGACGCCGTTCCTCGCCGAGGGCGAGGACAGCGGCGACTTCTGCCGCCGTCTTCCGGAGCGGGCCGGGGTGGTCGCGATTCCCCTCACCGCCTTCGCCTCAGCCGACCACCGCGCCGAGTATTCCTCGCTGGTGCGCTTCGCGGCATGCAAACGCACCGAGGTGATCTCCGAGGCATCCGCTCGCCTGCGCACCCTCGTCTGA
- a CDS encoding carbon-nitrogen hydrolase family protein: MTLSSGVGVAVAQFAPTADEATNLEIVRDLTTRAASRGARVVLFPEYASYFVDPMDESLRAHAQDLDGPFAAALSSIAEQHGVTVVAGLLERGAGARVRNTIVAVDASGVQATSRKLHLYDAFGQRESDWVEPGAIGAPETFDVDGVRFALMTCYDLRFPEVPRVLADAGAHVILTAAEWVRGPLKEHHWRTLLHARAIENTLYVAGADHPPPLGVGSSMVIDPQGVEIAGVGVATDVAVGFVDVGVIDRVRSVNPALELRRFRVVPRV, translated from the coding sequence ATGACGCTCTCGTCCGGAGTGGGAGTCGCCGTCGCGCAGTTCGCGCCCACGGCAGACGAGGCGACGAACCTCGAGATCGTTCGCGACCTCACGACGCGCGCCGCGTCGCGTGGCGCGCGGGTCGTGCTGTTTCCCGAGTACGCCAGCTACTTCGTCGATCCGATGGACGAGTCCCTTCGGGCGCACGCGCAGGATCTCGACGGACCGTTCGCGGCGGCGCTCTCGAGCATCGCCGAGCAGCACGGTGTGACCGTCGTCGCCGGCCTGTTGGAACGAGGTGCCGGCGCGCGCGTGCGCAACACGATCGTCGCGGTGGATGCCTCGGGCGTGCAGGCGACCTCGCGAAAGCTGCATCTCTACGATGCGTTCGGCCAGCGCGAGTCCGACTGGGTCGAGCCGGGTGCCATCGGCGCGCCCGAAACGTTCGACGTCGACGGAGTGCGTTTCGCTCTCATGACCTGCTACGACCTGCGCTTTCCCGAGGTGCCTCGCGTGCTCGCCGACGCCGGCGCCCACGTCATCCTCACGGCGGCGGAGTGGGTGCGCGGTCCGCTCAAGGAGCACCACTGGCGCACGCTGCTGCACGCACGGGCGATCGAGAACACGCTCTACGTCGCGGGGGCCGACCATCCACCGCCGCTCGGGGTCGGCTCGTCCATGGTCATCGACCCTCAGGGGGTCGAGATCGCGGGAGTGGGCGTCGCCACCGACGTCGCGGTCGGCTTCGTGGATGTCGGGGTGATCGATCGTGTACGGAGCGTGAATCCCGCTCTCGAGCTGCGTCGGTTCCGCGTCGTTCCGCGCGTCTGA
- a CDS encoding DUF6328 family protein, translating into MSSASIGVRAARPVTDADGRDETANERADRNWNEVLQELRVMQTGTQILAGFLLALAFQPAFMDLDARQRAFYLVLVVLATLSAVVALAPVALHRALFARREKQIVVAFGHGALVSSLVTVALLLVGVLAFVVDIVLDARAAWIVGASAATVVAVLWIVIPLILRRRGAAR; encoded by the coding sequence ATGTCTTCCGCGTCGATCGGTGTCCGTGCGGCACGGCCTGTGACCGACGCCGACGGCCGCGACGAGACGGCGAACGAGCGTGCCGATCGGAACTGGAACGAGGTGCTGCAGGAACTCCGGGTGATGCAGACGGGAACGCAGATCCTGGCCGGCTTCCTGCTCGCTCTGGCGTTCCAGCCGGCGTTCATGGATCTCGACGCTCGGCAACGTGCGTTCTACCTCGTCCTCGTGGTCCTCGCGACCCTCAGCGCGGTCGTCGCGCTCGCCCCGGTCGCGCTGCACCGGGCGCTGTTCGCGCGACGCGAGAAGCAGATCGTGGTCGCATTCGGGCACGGTGCGCTCGTGTCCTCCCTCGTGACCGTGGCGCTGCTTCTCGTGGGCGTCCTCGCGTTCGTCGTCGACATCGTGCTCGACGCGAGGGCCGCATGGATCGTGGGAGCCTCCGCCGCGACCGTCGTCGCCGTGCTGTGGATCGTGATCCCGCTGATCCTGCGCCGACGCGGAGCGGCGAGATGA
- a CDS encoding MarR family winged helix-turn-helix transcriptional regulator, whose amino-acid sequence MGDDSESAVSRDELVRATLMAMRAFGDALDRMHGGIRGDMDMNASDLAALRMIVIREQRGEWVSPHEIADHLAISTASTTKLLDRLAARGHIERLPHPRDGRARIVAITDSARQEVGRHFSQRMGRMRAAMESFDDDDLRAVVRFLGEMEHAVVE is encoded by the coding sequence GTGGGCGATGATTCCGAAAGTGCGGTATCGAGGGACGAACTCGTGCGCGCGACGCTGATGGCGATGCGCGCGTTCGGCGACGCACTGGACCGGATGCACGGCGGCATCCGGGGTGATATGGACATGAACGCCAGCGATCTCGCGGCGCTCCGCATGATCGTGATCCGCGAGCAGCGCGGCGAGTGGGTGTCGCCGCATGAGATCGCGGACCACCTGGCGATCTCGACCGCGTCGACGACGAAACTGCTGGATCGCCTCGCGGCCAGGGGTCATATCGAGCGACTGCCGCATCCGCGGGATGGTCGCGCGCGCATCGTGGCGATCACCGACTCCGCGCGGCAGGAGGTCGGTCGACACTTCTCTCAGCGCATGGGGCGGATGCGCGCGGCGATGGAGTCGTTCGACGACGACGATCTGCGAGCCGTCGTCCGCTTTCTGGGCGAGATGGAGCACGCTGTCGTCGAGTGA
- the idi gene encoding isopentenyl-diphosphate Delta-isomerase — MPPTDTAADLVVLVDDEGNPIGSAPKAEVHGSDTPLHLAFSCHVYDAHGRTLLTRRALDKRTWPGVWTNSFCGHPRPGEAVVDAVHRHAAHELGLILRDVRIVLPSFRYRAVDASGVVENEVCPVYTAVVDDEPTPNRREVVEAVWESPAALAASVRATPWAFSPWLVLQMAQLDGLSPNPAASVR; from the coding sequence GTGCCCCCTACGGATACCGCCGCCGATCTGGTCGTCCTCGTCGACGACGAAGGGAACCCCATCGGTAGCGCGCCCAAGGCGGAGGTGCACGGGAGCGATACACCCCTCCACCTGGCGTTCTCCTGCCACGTGTACGACGCCCACGGCCGAACGCTCCTCACCCGCCGCGCCCTCGACAAGAGGACCTGGCCCGGAGTATGGACGAACTCGTTCTGCGGTCATCCGCGCCCCGGAGAGGCTGTCGTCGACGCGGTCCACCGGCACGCCGCGCACGAGCTGGGCCTGATCCTGCGCGACGTGCGCATCGTGCTGCCCTCGTTCCGCTACCGCGCTGTCGATGCGAGCGGCGTCGTCGAGAACGAGGTGTGTCCCGTGTACACCGCGGTGGTCGACGACGAGCCGACGCCGAACCGACGCGAGGTCGTCGAAGCGGTCTGGGAATCCCCCGCTGCCCTCGCCGCCTCCGTACGCGCGACGCCGTGGGCGTTCAGCCCGTGGCTCGTGCTGCAGATGGCACAGCTCGACGGCCTCTCCCCCAACCCGGCGGCATCCGTCCGATGA
- a CDS encoding polyprenyl synthetase family protein, which produces MIALSDEDRAAIDAAVSAALERLRERAAPLGAGAVALADAAAAAGADGKRLRPRLVVAAFRALVGDDTSTSEPALWQVAAAFEVLHTAFVVHDDLIDRDLERRGIPNVGGRFRTRALQFGATSSDAALLGDAAAVLAGDLLLAEASRLIATADLSIAVRTELFAILDDAILVSVAGELADVENTLRSDVPDTDDLLDVARAKTAAYTFEAPLLAGAALAGASLAARAELAPAAADLGLAFQLVDDLIGTFGTRRQAGREPGADLREAKRTPLIGLARRRDAWPQVESALAVAHTGPIAIRRAQRELEASGARDDVEALVHAALHRARARAASPDLPTPAVALLSRIAAVIEERIP; this is translated from the coding sequence ATGATCGCCCTCAGCGACGAGGACCGGGCGGCGATCGATGCCGCCGTCTCCGCTGCACTCGAACGCCTGCGCGAACGGGCGGCCCCGCTGGGCGCCGGAGCCGTGGCGCTCGCGGATGCGGCTGCCGCGGCGGGCGCGGATGGCAAACGCCTCCGCCCACGGCTCGTCGTCGCTGCGTTCCGCGCGCTGGTCGGCGACGACACCTCCACGTCAGAGCCGGCCCTCTGGCAGGTCGCCGCAGCCTTCGAGGTGCTGCACACCGCGTTCGTGGTGCACGACGACCTCATCGATCGCGACCTCGAGCGACGTGGCATCCCCAACGTCGGAGGGCGTTTCCGCACGCGTGCGCTGCAGTTCGGGGCGACGTCGTCCGACGCGGCACTTCTCGGCGATGCCGCCGCGGTGCTTGCCGGTGATCTCCTGCTCGCCGAGGCCAGCCGCCTCATCGCCACCGCCGACCTGTCCATCGCCGTCCGGACCGAGCTGTTCGCCATCCTGGACGACGCGATCCTCGTCTCTGTGGCCGGCGAGCTGGCGGACGTCGAGAACACCCTGCGCTCCGACGTTCCCGACACCGACGATCTCCTGGATGTGGCGCGCGCGAAGACGGCCGCCTACACGTTCGAGGCGCCGTTGCTCGCGGGTGCGGCGCTCGCGGGCGCCTCTCTCGCCGCGCGCGCCGAGCTGGCGCCGGCCGCGGCGGATCTCGGTCTCGCCTTCCAACTCGTCGACGACCTCATCGGGACCTTCGGCACACGCCGACAGGCCGGACGCGAGCCGGGCGCCGATCTGCGCGAGGCGAAGCGCACTCCGCTGATCGGCCTGGCGCGTCGCCGCGACGCGTGGCCGCAGGTGGAATCGGCTCTCGCCGTGGCGCATACGGGCCCGATCGCCATCCGTCGCGCGCAGCGCGAGCTCGAGGCCAGCGGTGCCCGTGACGATGTGGAGGCACTCGTGCACGCAGCCCTGCACCGGGCGCGCGCACGCGCCGCGTCACCGGACCTCCCCACCCCCGCCGTCGCCCTGCTCTCGCGCATCGCGGCCGTCATCGAGGAGCGCATTCCGTGA
- a CDS encoding phytoene/squalene synthase family protein, which translates to MTVPTLYDRCAEDAAAAVIATYSTSFALACRLLGPRVRAHVRNVYALVRVADEIVDGAAASAGVPASTQRLLLDDLEAETLIALTRGFSANLIVHAFARAARECGIGGDLVRPFFASMRTDLSRAEHDAASHDEYVYGSAEVVGLMCLHVFVNAGRTTPLAVPDELVEGARRLGAAFQDVNFLRDRADDRGRLGRDYLGIDDDDARTREAVLARIDDDLDAAARTIPLLPVDCRRAVTTAHGLFAELARRLRDPDAVDIRVSVPSPVKVAIAAQAIAGRPPRRSRA; encoded by the coding sequence GTGACCGTCCCCACACTGTACGACCGGTGCGCCGAGGATGCCGCGGCCGCCGTCATCGCCACCTACTCGACGTCTTTCGCCCTCGCCTGTCGACTGCTGGGGCCGCGCGTGCGTGCCCACGTGCGGAACGTGTACGCGTTGGTGCGTGTCGCGGATGAGATCGTCGACGGGGCGGCGGCCTCTGCCGGCGTTCCCGCATCGACGCAGCGCCTGCTGCTCGACGATCTCGAGGCGGAGACCCTGATCGCCCTGACGCGGGGATTCAGTGCGAACCTCATCGTGCACGCGTTCGCCCGCGCCGCCCGCGAATGCGGCATCGGCGGCGACCTCGTCCGACCCTTCTTCGCGTCGATGCGCACCGATCTCAGCCGCGCCGAGCACGACGCCGCCTCACACGACGAGTACGTCTACGGATCGGCCGAGGTCGTGGGGCTGATGTGTCTGCACGTGTTCGTGAACGCGGGGCGCACGACCCCCCTGGCGGTTCCCGACGAGCTCGTCGAGGGCGCGCGCCGCCTGGGCGCGGCCTTTCAGGATGTGAACTTCCTGCGCGATCGGGCCGATGACCGGGGCCGGCTCGGGCGGGACTATCTCGGCATCGACGACGACGACGCGCGCACCCGCGAGGCGGTTCTCGCGCGGATCGACGACGACTTGGATGCCGCGGCCCGCACCATCCCGCTCCTTCCGGTCGACTGTCGCCGCGCCGTCACGACGGCGCACGGTCTGTTCGCCGAACTGGCCCGGCGCCTGCGCGATCCCGACGCCGTCGATATCCGGGTGTCGGTGCCCTCGCCCGTGAAGGTCGCGATCGCCGCGCAGGCGATCGCCGGACGGCCTCCCCGCAGGAGCCGGGCATGA
- the crtI gene encoding phytoene desaturase family protein, with translation MTGSASVIGGGIAGLATAALLARDGWQVTLFEARDELGGRAGSWERDGFRFDTGPSWYLMPDVFEHFFRLMGTTAADELDLVPLTPAYRVYPEPEGTGPSTPLDIVSGRREAHDLFEAREPGAGARLDAYLDSAADAYDLAVSKFLYDTYASTEGLRDPAVVRRVPELVPLLTRSLERHVARSFDDPLLRQVLGYPAVFLGASPSTAPALYHLMSRLDLDDGVLYPQGGFTELIAAAARVAAGAGATLRTSSPVERILVEGGRARGVRLTDGSEHRSDIVVSTADLHHTETRLLEKPHRSYSPRWWDKRNPGPGALLLLLGVEGELPQLAHHTLLFAQDWISNFDDIFGETPRIPDPASIYICRPSATDPTVAPAGDENLFVLVPMPADPSLGHGGVDGAGDETIERAADRVIAQISAWTGIPDLGDRIRVRRTISPADFASDLGAFRGGALGMAHTLRQSAMFRPKNVSRRVDGLLYAGTSVLPGIGLPMCLISAELVVKRLRGDRTAARLPEPSPTAT, from the coding sequence ATGACCGGGTCGGCGAGTGTGATCGGCGGCGGGATCGCCGGTCTGGCGACGGCGGCTCTCCTCGCGCGCGACGGATGGCAGGTGACGCTCTTCGAAGCCCGCGATGAGCTCGGGGGACGCGCGGGATCGTGGGAGCGAGACGGCTTCCGCTTCGACACCGGCCCGAGTTGGTATCTCATGCCCGACGTGTTCGAGCACTTCTTCCGGCTCATGGGAACGACCGCTGCCGACGAGCTCGATCTCGTTCCTCTGACGCCGGCTTATCGTGTCTATCCCGAGCCGGAGGGCACCGGTCCGTCCACGCCGCTGGACATCGTGTCCGGCCGACGTGAGGCTCACGACCTCTTCGAGGCACGGGAGCCGGGCGCGGGAGCGAGGCTCGACGCGTACCTGGACTCGGCTGCCGACGCCTACGACCTCGCGGTGTCGAAATTCCTGTACGACACCTACGCGTCCACGGAGGGCCTACGCGACCCTGCCGTGGTGCGGCGCGTGCCGGAGCTCGTCCCCCTGCTGACGCGGTCGCTGGAACGCCACGTCGCTCGCTCGTTCGACGACCCCCTGCTGCGCCAGGTCCTCGGGTATCCCGCGGTGTTCCTGGGGGCATCCCCCTCCACAGCGCCAGCGCTCTACCACCTGATGAGCCGACTCGATCTCGACGACGGGGTGCTGTACCCCCAGGGCGGGTTCACCGAGCTGATCGCCGCGGCGGCCCGTGTCGCCGCCGGTGCCGGTGCGACCCTGCGCACCTCGTCACCGGTCGAACGGATCCTCGTCGAGGGAGGTCGCGCTCGCGGCGTGCGCCTGACCGACGGCTCGGAGCATCGGAGCGACATCGTCGTCTCCACGGCGGATCTGCATCACACCGAGACGCGGCTTCTCGAGAAGCCGCACCGCAGCTACTCGCCGCGGTGGTGGGACAAGCGCAATCCAGGACCGGGTGCACTGCTCCTCCTTCTCGGCGTGGAGGGCGAACTCCCCCAGCTCGCGCACCACACGCTGTTGTTCGCACAGGACTGGATCAGCAACTTCGACGACATCTTCGGGGAGACGCCTCGCATCCCCGATCCCGCGTCGATCTACATCTGCCGCCCCTCTGCGACCGATCCCACCGTCGCTCCCGCCGGCGACGAGAACCTCTTCGTCCTCGTCCCGATGCCGGCCGATCCGTCGCTCGGCCACGGCGGTGTCGACGGTGCCGGCGACGAGACGATCGAGCGAGCGGCCGACCGGGTGATCGCCCAGATTTCGGCATGGACCGGCATCCCCGACCTCGGCGATCGCATACGCGTGCGTCGGACGATCTCGCCCGCCGACTTCGCATCCGACCTGGGCGCGTTCCGCGGCGGTGCGCTGGGGATGGCGCACACGTTGCGGCAGAGCGCGATGTTCCGGCCCAAGAACGTCTCGCGTCGCGTCGACGGACTGCTGTACGCGGGCACGTCGGTACTCCCGGGCATCGGGTTGCCGATGTGCCTGATCTCGGCCGAACTCGTCGTCAAGCGGCTCCGCGGCGACCGAACCGCTGCGCGTCTGCCCGAGCCCTCCCCCACGGCGACCTGA
- a CDS encoding lycopene cyclase domain-containing protein, with amino-acid sequence MPGLYLAALLVSVAGILTLDARFRLAFWAQPVPTAIAVALGTLFFVAWDAVGIASGVFVRGGSPLFIGVELFPHMPVEEPVFLAFLCHLALVAQAAWSRWRLRHRVERRVQRGGTA; translated from the coding sequence ATGCCGGGTCTCTACCTCGCGGCGCTGCTCGTCTCGGTCGCCGGCATCTTGACCCTCGATGCGCGGTTCCGTCTCGCGTTCTGGGCCCAGCCCGTGCCGACGGCAATCGCCGTCGCACTGGGGACTCTGTTCTTCGTCGCGTGGGATGCCGTCGGGATCGCCTCGGGCGTGTTCGTCCGCGGCGGCAGCCCTCTCTTCATCGGGGTGGAGCTCTTCCCGCACATGCCGGTCGAAGAGCCCGTCTTCCTCGCGTTCCTGTGCCACCTCGCGCTCGTGGCCCAGGCCGCGTGGTCGCGATGGCGCTTACGCCACCGCGTCGAACGCCGCGTGCAACGGGGAGGCACCGCATGA
- a CDS encoding lycopene cyclase domain-containing protein: MTYALLTIPFLIVTAVITAATLSRPDAGRRLRASAVAAVALVCLTAVFDNVMIAVGLFTYPDHLISGIRIGLAPIEDFSYPIAAAFLLPSLRCLLSPRIPREDGA, translated from the coding sequence ATGACGTACGCACTGCTCACCATCCCCTTCCTGATCGTCACGGCCGTCATCACCGCGGCGACGCTCTCTCGCCCCGATGCGGGCCGGCGACTGCGCGCCTCGGCGGTCGCGGCGGTCGCACTCGTGTGTCTCACCGCCGTCTTCGACAACGTGATGATCGCGGTGGGGCTGTTCACCTACCCGGATCACCTGATCAGCGGCATCCGCATCGGCCTGGCGCCCATCGAGGACTTCTCCTATCCCATCGCCGCCGCGTTCCTGCTGCCGTCGCTGCGGTGCCTGCTCTCGCCGCGCATCCCCCGGGAGGACGGCGCATGA
- a CDS encoding prenyltransferase yields MSVSSTRGPALVRQLLLSSRPVSWINTAYPFAAAYLLSARQIDAALIVGTLFFLVPYNLAMYGINDVFDYESDLRNPRKGGAHGAVLDQGLHRITLWAAALTCLPFVVALVVLGSPLSWLVLAASLFFVVFYSAPPLRLKERPVADSITSSIHFFSPAVYGLVLAGSAWTWPLVAIIVAFFLWGVASHAFGAVQDVAADRDAGIASIATAFGPAATVRVALVAYALAGLAVLGSAWPGPLAALLVVPYLATVWPFRRVSDATASTATRGWDRFLWLNQFTGFAVTLLLIWWWLLTS; encoded by the coding sequence ATGAGCGTGTCGTCGACGCGCGGCCCCGCTCTCGTGCGCCAACTGCTGCTGTCGTCGCGCCCCGTGAGCTGGATCAACACCGCCTACCCGTTTGCGGCGGCCTACCTCCTCAGCGCACGACAGATCGATGCGGCACTCATCGTCGGCACGCTCTTCTTCCTCGTCCCCTACAACCTCGCGATGTACGGGATCAACGACGTGTTCGACTACGAGTCCGACCTCCGCAATCCGCGCAAGGGCGGTGCCCACGGGGCGGTGCTCGACCAGGGGCTGCACCGCATCACCCTGTGGGCGGCGGCGCTGACCTGCCTGCCGTTCGTCGTCGCGCTGGTCGTTCTCGGCTCGCCGCTCTCGTGGCTGGTGCTCGCGGCGAGCCTGTTCTTCGTCGTGTTCTACTCGGCACCTCCGCTGCGGCTCAAAGAGCGTCCGGTGGCCGACTCGATCACCAGCAGCATCCACTTCTTCTCGCCTGCCGTGTACGGACTCGTCCTCGCGGGATCGGCGTGGACGTGGCCGCTGGTCGCGATCATCGTCGCGTTCTTCCTCTGGGGCGTCGCCTCGCACGCCTTCGGTGCAGTGCAGGATGTCGCCGCCGACAGGGATGCCGGCATCGCGTCCATCGCGACCGCCTTCGGGCCGGCGGCCACCGTGCGCGTCGCCCTCGTCGCCTACGCCCTGGCCGGGCTCGCGGTGCTGGGCTCCGCATGGCCCGGCCCGCTCGCGGCTCTGCTGGTCGTGCCCTACCTCGCGACCGTGTGGCCGTTCCGACGCGTGTCGGATGCCACCGCCTCCACAGCCACGCGGGGGTGGGACCGGTTCCTCTGGCTCAATCAGTTCACGGGCTTCGCCGTCACGCTGCTGCTGATCTGGTGGTGGCTGCTCACGTCGTGA